The following are encoded together in the Marinilabiliales bacterium genome:
- a CDS encoding sulfatase translates to MAACGNQHEEPLRPNIIFIMSDDHAWQAVSAYNERLQYVAPTPNIDRIAQDGMRFDRCLVTNSICGPSRAAILTGKYSHLNGMVGNVYRSGDFDGSQQTFPKLLRDVGYQTAMIGKWHLGSEPTGFDHWDILPGQGHYYNPTFINKEGRYDVHGYVSDIITDKTIEWLKGQVNNPGPFMVMMHHKAPHREWEPGPKYLNRFQGVDFPEPFNLFDDYSGMGAAA, encoded by the coding sequence ATGGCGGCCTGCGGTAACCAACACGAAGAACCACTCCGCCCCAACATTATCTTTATAATGAGCGACGATCATGCCTGGCAGGCAGTAAGTGCATATAATGAAAGACTCCAGTATGTTGCCCCGACACCTAACATTGATCGTATAGCACAGGATGGGATGCGTTTTGACCGCTGCCTTGTTACCAACTCCATTTGCGGTCCTTCCCGTGCTGCCATACTTACCGGCAAGTACAGCCACCTCAACGGCATGGTCGGCAATGTATATAGGTCGGGAGATTTCGACGGAAGTCAGCAGACATTCCCGAAGCTTCTCCGGGATGTTGGTTATCAGACTGCCATGATAGGCAAGTGGCATCTTGGTTCAGAACCGACAGGGTTCGACCACTGGGATATACTTCCCGGCCAGGGGCATTATTACAATCCCACCTTCATTAACAAGGAGGGCCGCTATGATGTACATGGTTATGTAAGCGATATCATAACCGACAAAACCATTGAATGGCTTAAGGGCCAGGTGAATAACCCCGGGCCCTTTATGGTTATGATGCACCACAAGGCACCTCACCGTGAGTGGGAACCGGGTCCGAAATATCTCAACCGTTTCCAGGGTGTTGATTTTCCCGAGCCTTTCAATCTTTTTGACGACTATTCGGGAATGGGTGCTGCGGCC
- a CDS encoding heparan N-sulfatase: MSLLKNNLVQILPLSILAASCSTSEEAPADLRPNIVMIVSDDHGTDDLGCYGNTAIKTPNLDALAAEGIRFTNAYCTSASCSASRSVILTGLYNHATGQYGHEHSFHHFSTFENVRSLPVILADNGYRTGRVGKYHIAPESVYFFEDVIPGNQRNPHEMAVNSREFLSGNRDKPFFLYFCTSDPHRGGGVVEDDPYRPDRFGNRDQGYEGITETFFTPDEVEVPWYLPDTPATRAELAQYYQSVARMDQGIGTLFDILKEEGLWDNTVVMYFSDNGIAFHGAKTNLYDPAMRLPFIVKMPDGKNGGRVTDAMVTWADLTPTILDMAGALENELEYRQNLPREPSWAVPAHHDDFHGRTFLPVLNDPDTEGYDEIFASHTFHEITMYYPMRVVENREFKLIWNIASGLSYPHASDLWESSTWRYIIDSGAENYGPRPVANYLERPPFELFNMSDDPHETINLAFNPAYAAILEEMKERIKYYQERTGDPWINKWIHE, encoded by the coding sequence ATGAGCCTACTAAAAAACAACCTTGTACAGATCCTTCCGCTTTCCATTCTCGCCGCCTCCTGTTCAACTTCGGAGGAGGCACCGGCCGATCTCCGGCCCAACATCGTTATGATCGTATCAGACGATCACGGCACCGATGATCTCGGTTGCTACGGAAATACTGCCATCAAAACTCCGAATCTTGATGCCCTTGCCGCTGAAGGAATAAGGTTTACAAATGCCTACTGCACCTCGGCATCATGCAGTGCAAGCCGGTCGGTCATACTTACGGGGCTCTATAATCATGCCACCGGTCAGTACGGCCACGAACACTCTTTTCACCATTTCAGCACATTTGAAAACGTTAGGAGCCTCCCCGTTATCCTGGCAGATAACGGATATCGGACCGGTAGGGTGGGAAAGTACCACATTGCCCCTGAATCGGTTTATTTTTTCGAAGATGTCATTCCCGGGAACCAGCGCAATCCACACGAGATGGCGGTAAACAGCCGGGAATTCCTTAGCGGAAACCGGGATAAACCTTTTTTCCTGTATTTCTGCACCAGCGACCCCCACAGGGGCGGCGGCGTGGTTGAGGATGATCCTTACAGGCCCGACAGGTTCGGGAACAGGGATCAGGGCTACGAAGGTATAACCGAGACCTTTTTCACCCCTGATGAAGTGGAAGTTCCCTGGTACCTGCCCGATACCCCGGCAACCCGGGCAGAGCTGGCACAGTATTACCAGTCCGTCGCCCGCATGGACCAGGGCATAGGAACACTGTTTGATATCCTTAAGGAAGAAGGGTTATGGGATAATACGGTAGTGATGTATTTTTCAGATAACGGGATTGCCTTTCACGGGGCCAAGACCAACCTGTATGATCCAGCCATGCGGCTGCCGTTCATTGTTAAGATGCCTGATGGCAAGAATGGCGGACGGGTGACAGATGCCATGGTAACCTGGGCCGATCTTACACCAACGATCCTCGATATGGCAGGGGCGCTTGAAAATGAGCTGGAATACAGACAGAACCTGCCCCGGGAACCGTCATGGGCCGTACCTGCACACCATGATGATTTCCATGGCAGAACCTTCCTGCCGGTGCTCAATGACCCTGATACCGAAGGATATGATGAGATATTTGCCTCACATACATTTCATGAAATAACCATGTACTACCCGATGAGGGTTGTCGAAAACAGGGAGTTCAAGCTGATATGGAATATTGCAAGCGGACTCTCCTACCCTCATGCCAGTGACCTTTGGGAATCATCAACATGGCGATACATAATTGATTCTGGTGCTGAAAACTACGGCCCCCGGCCTGTAGCCAATTACCTTGAGCGGCCCCCGTTTGAGCTCTTCAATATGTCTGATGATCCCCACGAAACGATTAACCTGGCCTTTAACCCGGCCTATGCCGCAATTCTGGAAGAGATGAAGGAAAGAATAAAATATTACCAGGAGAGGACGGGCGACCCCTGGATAAACAAATGGATCCATGAATAG
- a CDS encoding alpha-L-fucosidase — protein MFKKTTLLLIILALACQKAVSQNIIWDETPEQRKERMQWWTNDRFGMFIHWGIYALPARHEWVKQRERLTNEDYQKYFDNFNPDLYDPAEWARMAKDAGMKYVVLTAKHHDGFCLFESDYTDYHAGNTPYGKDLIREYVDAFRAEGMGVGFYYSLIDWHHPHFTIDRVHPQRTTSAEEYERMNRGRDMAIYREYMKNQVRELLTNYGKIDIIWLDFSYPGEFGKGREEWGSVELLKMVRELQPHILVNNRLDLMEYRDGWDFVTPEQFKVQSWPEIDGEKIPWETCQTFSGSWGYYRDEHTWKDNKQLLVLLIESVSKGGNVLLNVGPTARGTIDYRAEEALAKMGEWMKYNSRSIYGCTQAPEEFEVPEHSLLTYNPETNRLYVHLIDYPITNFLLPGMKGRVRYAQFLHDASEVLMTEPYGHQRVGDIATEADLNLRLPVNKPNVEIPVIELFLYD, from the coding sequence ATGTTCAAAAAAACTACATTACTACTTATTATTCTGGCGCTGGCCTGCCAGAAAGCTGTTTCCCAGAATATCATCTGGGATGAAACCCCTGAACAGAGAAAAGAGCGAATGCAATGGTGGACAAACGACCGGTTCGGCATGTTCATCCACTGGGGAATATATGCTTTGCCTGCAAGACACGAATGGGTCAAGCAACGGGAAAGGTTGACAAATGAAGATTACCAGAAGTATTTCGACAATTTCAATCCCGATCTTTACGATCCTGCCGAATGGGCAAGAATGGCAAAGGATGCCGGAATGAAATATGTAGTACTGACAGCCAAGCACCATGACGGATTCTGCCTTTTCGAGTCCGATTACACCGATTACCATGCCGGCAACACCCCTTACGGCAAAGACCTGATAAGGGAGTATGTCGATGCATTCAGGGCCGAAGGGATGGGTGTGGGTTTTTATTATTCGCTGATTGACTGGCATCACCCTCATTTTACGATCGACAGGGTCCATCCGCAACGCACCACCTCAGCAGAGGAGTATGAAAGAATGAACAGGGGGCGGGATATGGCTATTTACAGGGAATATATGAAAAACCAGGTTCGCGAACTATTAACCAATTACGGAAAAATAGACATCATCTGGCTCGACTTCTCATATCCCGGCGAATTCGGGAAAGGCCGCGAGGAGTGGGGCTCGGTAGAGCTGCTAAAGATGGTACGGGAGCTCCAGCCGCACATACTTGTCAACAACCGCCTGGACCTGATGGAATACAGGGACGGCTGGGATTTTGTCACCCCCGAACAGTTCAAGGTGCAGAGCTGGCCCGAGATAGACGGCGAGAAGATCCCCTGGGAGACATGCCAGACCTTCTCCGGGAGCTGGGGCTACTACCGTGATGAACATACATGGAAAGACAACAAACAATTGCTTGTGCTGCTGATCGAAAGCGTGAGCAAGGGGGGCAACGTGCTCCTTAATGTTGGGCCGACGGCGCGGGGAACGATCGACTACCGTGCAGAAGAGGCGCTTGCAAAAATGGGAGAATGGATGAAGTACAACAGCCGCTCGATATACGGCTGCACCCAGGCTCCTGAAGAGTTTGAGGTGCCCGAGCATTCGCTGCTTACCTATAACCCTGAAACCAACAGGCTTTATGTACACCTTATAGACTATCCGATCACCAATTTCCTGCTGCCGGGAATGAAGGGCAGGGTCAGATACGCCCAATTCCTGCATGATGCATCGGAGGTATTGATGACAGAGCCTTACGGCCACCAGAGAGTGGGCGATATTGCCACCGAAGCGGACCTTAACCTTCGCCTTCCGGTAAACAAACCGAATGTTGAGATCCCGGTCATCGAACTGTTTTTGTACGATTAA
- a CDS encoding DUF229 domain-containing protein yields MISCTGGKKDLPPPNILWITHEDLSPIYGCYGDDYARTPNIDHLAESGYRFTNAFSNAPISAPARSTLITGMYATSLGTQHLRSEIPVPPGMKILPEVLREAGYYTTNNVKTDYNFDHSGRWDESSNEAHWRNGPEGNPFFSVFNFMITHEGPINALRSSDTESLDVLSDPDKAELPPYLPDSPKMREIWAHMYDLLAVFDQGVGELLDQLKEDGLYENTIVFVFSDHGHGLPGHKRWLNNAGLQVPFVLHVPDKYKHLAENLTAPVTDRMVGFVDFAPTVITLAGAEVPEIMEGRNFLGAGTEPKEYIYGYRDRADDCYEVSRSVYDGRYLYVRHFMPQLPYFQQAVIFGPQKEGSYEEIHRLRNLGLLPEGTRRMFERKPAEELFDLQNDRWEENNLIDDPGLEELVGHLRGKLNTWMLDYHDTGLMTEGEMMIRAYENNTSVYEMAREYSRGDMQKILEAAQMVGKADDPAGLESFFTAGDSFVRFWALVALDAFEGDISSVDHLLEDLLHDPSPDVAVKAAEISIKRYGSKEAYRVLEEVLGHEYEPVVLQAAISVRQLEEKAEPLLPAIENRIMPKYSGNVWGRYRTWSYPMFIGMALDQAMINCGIDVEVQR; encoded by the coding sequence ATGATCTCATGCACCGGCGGCAAAAAAGATCTCCCCCCTCCCAACATATTGTGGATCACGCATGAGGACCTGAGCCCTATTTACGGCTGCTATGGCGATGATTATGCCCGTACCCCGAATATCGATCATCTCGCCGAGTCAGGTTACCGGTTCACAAACGCATTTTCAAATGCACCCATAAGCGCCCCTGCACGCTCCACCCTGATCACCGGAATGTATGCCACCTCACTCGGAACACAGCACCTGAGGTCTGAAATACCGGTCCCGCCCGGCATGAAGATCCTGCCTGAAGTTCTAAGGGAGGCAGGATACTACACCACAAACAATGTAAAAACCGATTACAACTTTGATCATTCAGGAAGATGGGATGAGAGCAGCAATGAGGCCCACTGGAGAAACGGCCCGGAAGGAAACCCTTTCTTCAGTGTGTTCAACTTCATGATAACCCATGAGGGCCCTATCAATGCATTGCGAAGCTCCGACACCGAATCGCTTGATGTTCTGAGTGACCCTGACAAGGCGGAGCTCCCCCCATACCTGCCCGATAGCCCCAAAATGAGAGAAATATGGGCCCATATGTATGACCTTCTGGCGGTATTTGACCAGGGCGTGGGTGAACTGCTCGATCAGCTGAAGGAAGACGGACTTTACGAAAACACGATTGTTTTTGTGTTTTCAGATCACGGGCACGGACTTCCCGGGCACAAGCGATGGCTCAACAACGCGGGACTGCAGGTGCCGTTTGTCCTTCACGTTCCCGATAAATACAAACATCTGGCCGAAAACCTTACCGCACCCGTAACTGACCGGATGGTAGGCTTTGTCGATTTTGCACCCACTGTCATCACTCTGGCAGGCGCCGAAGTTCCCGAAATAATGGAAGGAAGAAATTTCCTGGGCGCAGGCACCGAACCGAAGGAATATATTTACGGTTACAGGGACAGGGCGGACGACTGCTACGAGGTTTCCCGCTCGGTTTATGACGGCAGGTACCTTTATGTAAGACATTTTATGCCGCAGCTGCCCTATTTCCAGCAGGCAGTAATATTCGGCCCGCAGAAAGAAGGCAGCTATGAGGAGATCCACCGGCTGCGGAACCTGGGACTGCTGCCGGAAGGAACCCGTCGGATGTTTGAAAGAAAACCCGCGGAGGAGCTGTTCGACCTTCAAAACGACCGCTGGGAAGAGAACAATTTAATAGATGATCCCGGACTGGAGGAACTGGTTGGCCACCTTCGCGGAAAACTAAATACATGGATGCTGGATTATCATGATACCGGACTGATGACCGAAGGGGAGATGATGATCAGGGCATATGAAAACAATACCAGCGTCTATGAAATGGCAAGGGAATACTCCCGCGGTGACATGCAGAAAATACTGGAAGCAGCCCAAATGGTGGGCAAAGCAGATGACCCTGCCGGACTTGAGTCTTTTTTTACAGCCGGCGACAGCTTCGTCCGTTTCTGGGCGCTTGTTGCCCTTGATGCTTTTGAGGGAGATATATCTTCAGTTGATCACCTCCTGGAAGACCTGCTGCATGATCCTTCACCCGATGTGGCCGTTAAAGCGGCGGAGATCTCAATAAAGAGGTACGGCAGTAAGGAAGCCTACCGTGTACTCGAAGAGGTTCTCGGCCATGAATATGAGCCGGTGGTACTGCAGGCGGCCATAAGCGTGAGGCAGCTTGAAGAAAAGGCAGAACCGCTCTTGCCTGCCATAGAAAACAGGATAATGCCTAAATACTCGGGAAATGTATGGGGAAGGTACCGGACCTGGAGCTACCCGATGTTCATCGGGATGGCGCTGGATCAGGCCATGATCAATTGCGGTATAGATGTGGAGGTTCAGCGCTGA
- a CDS encoding SDR family NAD(P)-dependent oxidoreductase, whose amino-acid sequence MDKEIVLITGATAGIGEATALLLAENGYRLIITGRREERLKELKVRLGKLTDVHTLCFDIRNRSEVENAIDHLPSRWEDIGVLVNNAGLAAGMDYFHEADSDDWEQMIDTNLKGLLYMTRKVAPGMIARGSGQIVNVGSIAGREMYERGNVYSATKHAVEALSRGMRIDMLKHGIKVSTVSPGLVETEFSLVRFKGDSERAKQPYMGMKPLTGRDVAEAVLFMINRPPHVSIHDLLIMPAAQAAAMTVHRD is encoded by the coding sequence ATGGATAAGGAAATAGTATTGATAACCGGTGCGACAGCTGGAATTGGTGAGGCCACCGCCCTGTTGCTCGCAGAGAACGGATACCGCCTCATTATTACCGGCAGGAGGGAGGAGAGGCTTAAAGAGCTGAAAGTCCGGCTTGGAAAGCTGACCGATGTACATACTCTCTGTTTTGACATCCGTAACCGCAGTGAGGTTGAAAACGCCATTGATCACCTGCCTTCACGATGGGAGGATATAGGGGTTCTTGTCAATAATGCCGGTCTGGCAGCCGGTATGGACTATTTTCATGAAGCAGATAGCGATGATTGGGAACAGATGATCGATACCAACCTTAAGGGGCTGCTATACATGACAAGGAAGGTGGCGCCTGGAATGATAGCCCGGGGCTCCGGGCAAATAGTCAATGTAGGCAGCATAGCCGGCAGGGAGATGTATGAGAGGGGCAATGTCTATTCGGCTACCAAGCATGCCGTTGAGGCGCTTTCGCGCGGAATGCGGATTGACATGCTGAAGCACGGGATAAAGGTGTCTACCGTTTCTCCCGGACTTGTAGAGACGGAGTTTTCGCTGGTAAGGTTCAAGGGCGACAGTGAAAGGGCTAAGCAGCCATACATGGGAATGAAGCCGCTCACAGGCAGGGATGTTGCTGAGGCTGTCCTTTTTATGATCAACCGCCCGCCGCATGTAAGCATACATGACCTTCTTATCATGCCGGCCGCTCAGGCGGCGGCGATGACAGTTCACAGGGATTGA
- a CDS encoding sigma-54-dependent Fis family transcriptional regulator — MENYPAKKTGHRSASLLLVDDNAELLSGLKLFLNPWFDSIDVIRNPNLIPSRIQSSRYDVILLDMNFTAEITSGNEGIYWLRQIVESDPDAVVVMITAYGDIELAVKAVKEGAADFISKSWDEEKILSTLISALKLSHSKKEIKKLKTQQKHLSVQEDQGHSIFNSRARSMTGILRCIEKTAPTDANILILGENGTGKEIVAREIHRLSNRSDNIFVHLDLGSLSDPLFESELFGYKKGAFTDAKEDKPGRIEIASGGTLLLDEIGNLPLHLQTKLLSVIQNQEIVPLGGTRPVGVDVRLISATNSPLETMIKEGSFREDLYFRINTIQIEVPPLRERKEDIGGLANYFLKRFSARYKTDVPALSEKAAEKLLSYNWPGNIRELMHTIEKAVILAEDKILKPDDFTLNDKVKKHGRIPGSFNLSENEKHLIESAIETFDGNMSRVARELGINRSTLYEKIKKYNTPVPGNN; from the coding sequence ATGGAAAATTATCCTGCCAAAAAAACGGGTCACAGATCAGCATCCCTGCTTCTGGTCGATGATAACGCAGAATTGCTGTCGGGGCTGAAATTGTTTCTTAATCCGTGGTTCGACAGTATAGATGTAATCCGTAATCCCAATCTTATTCCATCAAGGATCCAAAGCTCCCGGTATGATGTAATATTGCTGGACATGAATTTTACGGCCGAAATTACATCTGGCAACGAGGGAATATACTGGCTGAGACAGATTGTTGAATCAGATCCCGATGCAGTTGTCGTAATGATTACCGCCTACGGTGATATTGAACTGGCCGTGAAGGCTGTAAAAGAAGGAGCTGCAGATTTCATAAGCAAATCGTGGGATGAGGAGAAAATCCTCTCAACCCTGATCAGTGCGCTAAAGCTAAGTCATTCCAAAAAAGAGATCAAGAAACTCAAAACACAGCAAAAACACCTTTCTGTTCAGGAAGATCAAGGGCATTCTATTTTTAACAGCAGGGCCCGGTCAATGACAGGTATCCTGAGATGTATTGAAAAAACTGCTCCTACTGATGCCAACATCCTCATACTTGGTGAAAATGGGACGGGAAAAGAGATTGTTGCAAGAGAAATACACAGATTATCAAATCGTTCGGACAATATATTCGTCCATCTTGACCTTGGTTCACTAAGTGACCCACTCTTTGAAAGCGAACTGTTTGGTTATAAAAAAGGTGCTTTTACAGATGCAAAGGAGGACAAACCGGGTAGAATTGAAATTGCATCGGGCGGAACCCTGTTACTTGATGAGATCGGCAACCTGCCCTTACACCTGCAGACCAAGTTGCTTTCAGTTATCCAGAACCAGGAGATAGTCCCGCTAGGAGGCACCCGCCCGGTCGGGGTTGATGTCAGACTGATCTCAGCGACGAACAGTCCCCTTGAAACAATGATTAAAGAAGGAAGCTTCAGGGAAGACCTCTACTTCAGGATCAATACAATCCAGATAGAGGTTCCGCCCCTGAGGGAGAGAAAAGAGGATATCGGCGGACTGGCAAATTATTTTCTGAAAAGGTTTTCAGCACGGTATAAAACAGATGTCCCGGCTCTCTCTGAAAAAGCTGCAGAAAAGCTTTTATCATACAACTGGCCCGGCAATATCAGGGAGTTAATGCACACGATTGAAAAGGCGGTTATTCTGGCAGAAGACAAAATTCTGAAACCGGATGACTTCACCCTCAATGACAAAGTTAAAAAGCACGGCCGCATTCCCGGCTCATTCAATCTAAGCGAAAATGAAAAACATCTGATTGAATCGGCAATTGAAACTTTTGATGGAAACATGAGCCGGGTTGCCAGGGAACTGGGAATAAACCGGTCTACCCTGTATGAAAAAATAAAAAAATACAACACTCCGGTGCCGGGTAATAACTAA
- a CDS encoding ABC transporter permease, which translates to MYKHLLLNTLRNLARGPWFPAITLFGLTIAFACSFTAMIFIFNELSYDRFHENRDRIYRVIHFNESLTLDFAGAPYIIYSKAASEIPQIKKAAIKGFMRDFVVLDKDRQPVSSRLRAQYASREIFDILTFDFLHGDESNMLLNPDELILSRSAASMFFPGTDNPVGLQVSAMINNREELFVVAGVFEDWPELSTFRFDIICHEDWLGVNFPGTFRTGLETNWEARFMNLLVLLNEDADPDDIEKILNRFVPEDDDLTPVTYKLHAMKDFYLGSDHIHNLGYKTGNSSAIFLIAGIAALILFIAVTNSILFLLARFSSRTREIGIRKVIGASKRDVIRMSVIESVLISAASFLLAVMLIELLLPQINEFFRNNLYYHTLGSYRYVMAFAFLTVSIALITGIIGGSRFSATGPVELISGKFSGSRQQRFGIARILLTLQIAILIGMFSASGVIVLQLRYLINMDTGYDIDKLLKIVVRPDNVPVYEPLKQGIRHVRGVESVTGAFSSPPAYSRMVNEIVSPDDPENKVVAHYINVDFDFFETFGIEISQGRAFSEDYPSDRENAIILNRTALNQLRINDPIGKDLKGSVIIGISDDFYLQSHHEPVLPMAIALASPQHIREMIVRYDPEKLDDVLSGIDEVWQEVSASGELIIVHPDRAVKQFYREEETMRKMIIRLTIIAGLIAISGLSVMAVFTARRRNKEIGVRKVNGATTTDIFRLWSLEYMRLVLIALLISTPVVYYILNNWLLNFSNRVSLSWWIFLLAGLVAALTVWISTSVQIYRAASQNPVNLLRYE; encoded by the coding sequence ATGTATAAGCATTTATTATTAAACACATTGAGAAACCTGGCCCGGGGGCCATGGTTTCCCGCCATAACTTTGTTCGGGCTGACGATTGCTTTCGCATGTTCATTCACGGCCATGATTTTCATTTTCAACGAACTTTCGTATGACCGTTTTCATGAAAACAGAGACCGTATATACCGGGTAATTCATTTCAATGAATCACTAACCCTGGATTTTGCAGGTGCGCCCTATATAATCTACTCAAAAGCAGCAAGTGAGATACCCCAGATTAAGAAGGCTGCCATTAAAGGATTTATGAGAGATTTTGTTGTTCTTGATAAAGACAGGCAACCGGTTTCGTCAAGGTTACGTGCGCAATATGCCAGCAGGGAGATATTTGATATCCTGACATTTGACTTTTTACATGGAGACGAGAGCAATATGCTTCTGAACCCTGATGAGCTCATATTGAGCAGATCGGCTGCTTCTATGTTCTTCCCCGGCACTGATAATCCTGTGGGCCTGCAGGTATCTGCCATGATAAATAATCGCGAGGAACTTTTTGTTGTAGCCGGCGTGTTTGAGGACTGGCCCGAACTGTCTACCTTCAGGTTTGATATCATATGTCACGAGGACTGGCTCGGTGTCAATTTTCCCGGTACTTTCCGGACTGGCCTGGAGACCAACTGGGAAGCCCGGTTCATGAACCTGCTGGTTCTTCTGAATGAAGATGCGGATCCGGATGATATTGAGAAAATACTTAACAGGTTTGTGCCTGAAGATGATGACCTGACCCCGGTGACATATAAATTGCATGCTATGAAAGATTTTTACCTGGGATCGGATCATATCCATAACCTGGGTTACAAAACAGGCAACAGCTCGGCAATCTTCCTTATTGCCGGAATTGCAGCGCTGATTTTGTTCATAGCGGTTACCAACAGTATTCTTTTTCTTCTGGCTCGTTTCAGCTCACGTACACGCGAAATCGGGATCAGGAAAGTGATCGGTGCATCCAAACGGGATGTTATCAGGATGTCTGTGATAGAATCAGTATTAATATCGGCAGCCTCATTTCTGCTGGCTGTAATGCTTATCGAGCTGCTTTTACCCCAGATTAATGAATTTTTCAGAAATAATCTCTATTACCATACCCTGGGGAGTTACAGGTATGTCATGGCTTTCGCTTTTTTGACCGTGTCAATTGCCCTGATAACCGGTATAATTGGCGGGTCACGTTTCTCGGCCACCGGACCGGTTGAATTGATATCAGGAAAGTTTTCAGGGAGCCGGCAACAGAGATTTGGAATTGCCAGGATCCTGCTTACCCTGCAGATTGCCATTCTTATCGGGATGTTTTCAGCATCGGGGGTTATCGTATTGCAGCTCAGGTACCTCATCAATATGGATACCGGTTATGATATCGATAAATTACTAAAGATAGTGGTAAGACCGGACAATGTGCCTGTCTACGAGCCTTTGAAGCAGGGGATCAGGCATGTTCGCGGGGTTGAATCGGTAACAGGGGCTTTCTCTTCTCCTCCTGCCTACAGCCGGATGGTAAACGAGATAGTGAGTCCGGATGATCCGGAAAATAAGGTTGTTGCTCATTATATTAATGTTGATTTTGATTTTTTTGAAACATTCGGTATAGAAATATCGCAGGGAAGGGCCTTTTCTGAGGATTATCCTTCCGACAGGGAGAATGCAATAATTTTGAACCGTACTGCCTTGAATCAGCTCCGGATAAATGATCCCATAGGCAAGGACCTGAAAGGGTCTGTTATTATCGGTATTTCTGATGATTTTTACCTGCAGTCGCATCATGAACCTGTTTTGCCCATGGCAATTGCCCTGGCCAGTCCCCAGCATATCAGGGAGATGATCGTGAGGTATGACCCGGAGAAACTTGATGATGTCTTATCAGGGATAGATGAAGTATGGCAGGAAGTTTCAGCATCGGGAGAGCTGATTATTGTGCATCCCGACCGGGCTGTCAAACAATTTTACAGGGAGGAGGAGACCATGCGCAAAATGATTATAAGGCTCACAATAATTGCCGGTCTGATTGCAATATCGGGGCTTTCGGTTATGGCTGTCTTTACGGCCAGGCGCCGCAACAAGGAAATTGGTGTAAGAAAAGTAAACGGCGCCACCACAACTGATATATTCAGGTTATGGTCACTTGAATACATGCGCCTTGTATTAATTGCATTGCTTATTTCAACGCCCGTGGTTTATTATATCCTTAACAACTGGCTGCTCAATTTTTCAAACCGTGTATCACTGAGCTGGTGGATTTTCCTGCTGGCCGGACTTGTTGCGGCACTTACGGTCTGGATATCAACATCTGTACAGATCTACAGGGCTGCGTCACAGAATCCGGTGAACCTTCTCAGGTATGAGTAG
- a CDS encoding flavodoxin reductase, producing the protein MQYVRIKSIDKVTHDTLRIVTEKPEGLTFKPGQATSIAIDRKGWEEENRPFTFSSLPEDDNLEFIIKTYPDHDGTTDKLLDVEPGERLILNGIFGAIEYKGEGLFIAGGSGITPFLSILRDLKKRGEIGGSSLIFANKTEKDIILKNELEDMLGDNFVNVLSEEKNDRYEHGFITRELVEKVVAGSGSGKSGAAGSGDGRDDINSGYYYLCGPPPMMKALEEILAAMKVDSRKIVKESF; encoded by the coding sequence ATGCAATACGTACGAATTAAATCAATAGACAAGGTGACGCATGATACTCTTCGGATAGTGACTGAAAAGCCCGAAGGGCTCACATTCAAACCAGGACAGGCTACCAGCATCGCGATCGACCGGAAAGGATGGGAAGAGGAGAACCGGCCCTTTACATTCTCATCGCTTCCTGAAGACGACAACCTCGAGTTCATCATCAAGACCTATCCCGATCATGACGGGACAACCGACAAGCTGCTCGATGTGGAGCCCGGCGAGCGACTGATACTAAATGGCATATTCGGTGCAATTGAGTATAAGGGTGAGGGGCTGTTTATTGCGGGCGGTTCGGGCATTACCCCGTTCCTGTCGATACTGCGCGATCTGAAGAAGAGGGGTGAGATCGGCGGCAGCAGTCTCATTTTTGCCAACAAAACCGAAAAGGACATCATACTGAAGAACGAACTGGAAGATATGCTGGGCGATAATTTTGTGAACGTCCTTTCGGAGGAAAAGAACGATCGGTACGAGCACGGCTTCATTACCAGGGAGCTGGTTGAAAAAGTTGTTGCAGGATCCGGGTCTGGTAAAAGCGGTGCTGCCGGGTCAGGTGACGGCAGGGATGACATCAACTCCGGGTACTACTACCTTTGCGGCCCCCCGCCAATGATGAAGGCTCTGGAAGAGATCCTTGCAGCCATGAAGGTGGACAGCAGAAAAATAGTCAAAGAGTCTTTCTGA